CGCCGGAATCGAAAAAGTAATCCGCGACCGCCTGGCCGACCTGGAAAAACAGGGCGCCAAAATCATCCCGCTGAAAGTCCCCGCCCTGCGCTACTCCGAATGGGCCGAGCTGGCCGTCAGCTTGACCGAAGCTGCCACCATCCACCACCAGGACCTGATCAAACGCCCCGACGACTTCGGCGGCGACATCCGCTTCCTGTTTGAGCTGGGAGAACTGTTCAGCGGCATCGACTACCTGCAAGCCCAGCAAGTACGCCGTGCACTGAAACAGCAATTTACCGCCACCTTCAACGACGTAGACGTCATCATCGCCCCCACCCTGCCTTGCCAGGTACCCAATATCGGCACCGATACCGTCAACATCAACGGCAAAACCCTGGACTTCATCGACGAAGGCATCCGCTTTACCGGCCCCAGCAACCTGACCGGCCTGCCCGCCGTCACCGTGCCAGCCGGCATCTCCGAAGGCATGCCCGTAGGCCTGCAAATCATCGGCCCCGCATTTGAAGAAGCTCGCATTCTGAACGTAGCCTACGCCGTGGAAAACATGAAACCACTGGCAGGACACCACCCCGTCCTGAAACCGTAAGCTAAACCAAGCCCCACAGGAACAAGCCCCTGTCTGCTGTTAGCGGACAGGGGCTTTCTTTAGAAAAGCGGAGAAAAGAAGCAATCTCTACAGCTCGGACCCCGCTACCGAAAACAACAAAAATACAGCTCTGATCTATCGTCATCTTTCAGCATCCCACGCTGAACGCCAAACACGTCAGGCGACTCCTTGCCTGCTCAGTCACTTAAGTGGACTCAGACAGTTTGACCCCACACGAACTGGCCCGATACCCCACATCCGACCAAACCAAGCAAAGACAAAGACCAACACAAGCAATCCCCAACCAGGCCAAAGCCAAAGCCAAAGCCAAAGCCAAAGCCATCAAAATCGTAAACACAGAGGGACTCTATGTTCTTTCAATAAGCCATTCGGGTTCGCCCCAGGGCTGAGCGGCGAGTCAGAGTTCTTGCCGCGGGCGATTGCGGGATACGGGGTGCAAGCGCCCTTCTGTTCGCGCCCGACGCTTGTGATGTGTCCGGGGGACACATCACCGGGCAAGTGAAGGGCGCGCCCGTATCCTGCAATTGCCAAGGGGACCGACGCGCAGCGTCGGCAAGGACTCAGCCGCTCAGCCCTGGGGCGAACCTGAATGGCGTCTTTCAGAACGAGCCCCCTGCTACCCGCCCGAGGCGTATCAGACAAGAAAGCAATCTAAACCGAGCAAAGCAAAACGAAGCCAAGTCAATCAGCGCAACCTTTTACACCCACCCCAAACAAGGCATCACCTCCTGAGTCAAATGCGCCACATTCAAGCGCATCCTGTCCTTGAAATCCTTGTCTACCGCAAACGACGATCCCGGCATCAGCAAGATCCCCTGCTGCTCCAGCCTCTCTATATAAGCCGTCAAATCCGGCATATCCGGATGCCCGACCCACAAGAACATCCCGCCCTGCGCCGGCACATCAAATACCCAACCGTATTCCATCAGCGCTTTCTGCGCAATTTGCTGATGCGTCATCAATTGCCGCTGAATCGCCTGCGTATGTTTCGCATACGTGCCATCCGCCAGAATCGTATTGACGAAACGCTCGCAAAATCCCGGCACAGCCACACTGGTCAAGAGCTTTAGCCGAATCAAGGGCTCCAGCAACTGCAACCCGCAGGCGATATAGCCAATCCGCAAGGAGGCCGACAAGGACTTGGAAAAACTGCCTATATAAACCACATGCTCCAAATCCCCCAGCCCCGCAAACGTCTGCCGCACGCCAGGGAAAAAGTCCCCGTACACATCATCCTCAACAATCAGGAAATCGTGCTCCACCGCCAGCTTGACCACGGCAAAGGCCACCTTGGGACTCAAACCCGCCCCGGTCGGATTATGAAAGGTGCTATTGCAGAAAAAAGCCCGCACCTTGTGCCTGCCCAAGATCTGCGCCAAAGCCCCTACATCCGGCCCATCCGCCAGACGCGGCACCCCGATCGGCACGCCACCACACAAGCGAATCAACTTGATCAAATTGCCATTACAGGGTTCATCCACCAAAACATGGTCGCCCGGAACAATCACAGTCCGCGCAATCAGATCCAGCGCTTGAGTCGCCCCCAGAGTCGTCACAATCTGCTGAGGAGAGACCTCGATCAAGGTCGATTGCCGCAGCAACATGGACAGTTGCTTGCGCAAAGGCAGATAGCCCTGAATATCGCCATACTCCACCAGACCACTGCGCCCCGAACGCGCCGTCTTGCGTATGGCCTTGGCCAAGGCATCCGTGTCCCGCCAAGGAACAGGCAACCAACCGCAGCCCAACTTGCACTGCTCGGGCTTGGCCTGCAAGATTTTGAGCAAGGGGTCCGTCGTCACCTCGGACGGGGACAAGGGCAAATGCTCCCCCAAACCCGACCAGCGCGCCACAAAATAACCGCGACCTTGCAAAGCCTCCAGCATCCCCTCGCCAACCAGACGGGTGTAAGCACTAACCACGGTGTGATGGCTCAAGTTCTCTGTCGCCATCATCTTGCGAATGGAAGGCAGTTGCTGCCCCACCGCCCATTCAGCCTGAAGAATGGCTTTCTTCAGACGTTCGTAAAAATCCATGCTGCCCGCCTCCAGTCACTGTTAGAAAAAATTAACTAACAGTTTTCAGGATAGTACACCGACTGTTCGAGACAAGGGCGTCGTGACACTCCAAAATCGTCCCGACTGCTTTTCATTTGCTGTGTTTGCATTGC
This genomic window from Alcaligenes faecalis contains:
- a CDS encoding PLP-dependent aminotransferase family protein, yielding MDFYERLKKAILQAEWAVGQQLPSIRKMMATENLSHHTVVSAYTRLVGEGMLEALQGRGYFVARWSGLGEHLPLSPSEVTTDPLLKILQAKPEQCKLGCGWLPVPWRDTDALAKAIRKTARSGRSGLVEYGDIQGYLPLRKQLSMLLRQSTLIEVSPQQIVTTLGATQALDLIARTVIVPGDHVLVDEPCNGNLIKLIRLCGGVPIGVPRLADGPDVGALAQILGRHKVRAFFCNSTFHNPTGAGLSPKVAFAVVKLAVEHDFLIVEDDVYGDFFPGVRQTFAGLGDLEHVVYIGSFSKSLSASLRIGYIACGLQLLEPLIRLKLLTSVAVPGFCERFVNTILADGTYAKHTQAIQRQLMTHQQIAQKALMEYGWVFDVPAQGGMFLWVGHPDMPDLTAYIERLEQQGILLMPGSSFAVDKDFKDRMRLNVAHLTQEVMPCLGWV